Proteins found in one Ischnura elegans chromosome 11, ioIscEleg1.1, whole genome shotgun sequence genomic segment:
- the LOC124167847 gene encoding dimethyladenosine transferase 2, mitochondrial has protein sequence MSQSLKELLRRNNFSYCITNSILICLRRSKVPPNFYTFHGARIRGFCDVLSSKSDERNSMQVPKVKKPRKKPPSAQERHLEKFYSHLRDCNEGLDIKSIPNRYISSAVSSAEGLYVVGLKTADIIANELMESNVNTPIIEVNPGVGIVTEALLRKGAREVHTFQSSLWEGQKFQGVEDKDARKVVFYKNDFFSIWKRLLLDYFDDDSQKALLNIVKPKPWSAEPPAKIFAAMPNKSFINHMIASIVFQKGFFQIGRLEFYLAIRPHDYLSVTADGTANYLVYRAVSVLFQIMFERKILCRLPAKDFIPWIKPFSARMKQYLPKLSAADADCIYLVKIIPRKDVHDLVEGEDGLKTLWHFVRQCFTSRSNRVIPTLEKWIPGCGPRLIFNNMTIYTQFGELSPQQVLKLFQDFTKWPEYPHCSFLDSLEAYLLKSYMEKNPDGISEADFESADGSLEEDHDYEPDTESRRSKRA, from the exons ATGTCTCAGTCGCTCAAAGAATTGCTTCGCAGAAATAATTTTAGTTATTGTATCACAAATTCCATCTTGATTTGTCTAAGACGGTCAAAAGTACCTCctaatttttatactttccaTGGTGCGAGAATTCGTGGTTTTTGCGATGTGCTGTCATCGAAGAGTGATGAGAGAAATTCAATGCAAGTGCCAAAGGTGAAAAAACCTAGAAAAAAACCTCCAAGTGCTCAAGAGCGTCATTTAGAAAAGTTTTATAGTCATTTACGCGATTGCAATGAAGGATTGGACATCAAATCTATTCCTAATCGATACATTTCTTCGGCTGTCTCCAGCGCAGAAGGGTTATACGTTGTCGGATTGAAAACTGcag aCATTATTGCGAATGAATTGATGGAGAGTAATGTAAATACTCCGATAATCGAAGTAAACCCAGGCGTGGGAATAGTGACCGAAGCCCTCTTGAGGAAGGGGGCTCGCGAGGTTCATACCTTTCAGTCCTCACTATGGGAAGGTCAGAAA TTTCAGGGAGTCGAGGATAAGGATGCAAGGAAGGTAGTTTTCtataagaatgatttttttagtatttggaAACGACTACTTTTGGATTACTTTGATGATGATAGTCAAAAGGCATTATTGAATATTGTGAAGCCCAAACCCTGGAGTGCAG AACCTCCGGCTAAAATTTTTGCTGCCATGCcgaataaatcattcattaacCACATGATTGCATCAATAGTATTCCAGAAAGGATTTTTCCAGATTGGGAGGTTGGAGTTCTATCTTGCCATAAGACCTCACGATTACCTT AGTGTCACTGCGGATGGTACAGCAAATTATTTAGTATATCGAGCAGTATCTGTTCTTTTCCAAATTATGTTTGAGAGAAAAATACTCTGCAGGTTACCAGCCAAGGACTTTATTCCATGGATTAAACCGTTCTCTGCTAGAATGAAGCAATATTTACCTAAA ctttcaGCTGCTGATGCTGATTGCATATATCTTGTTAAAATCATCCCACGCAAAGACGTGCATGACTTAGTTGAGGGTGAAGATGGCCTCAAAACCCTCTGGCATTTCGTGCGTCAGTGTTTTACATCACGGAGTAACAGAGTCATACCCACTCTTGA GAAATGGATTCCTGGTTGTGGGCCTAGATTAATATTCAACAATATGACAATCTACACACAGTTTGGTGAACTTTCACCTCAACAAGTGCTCAAGCTATTTCAAGACTTCACCAAATGGCCAGAATATCCTCACTGCTCATTTTTAGATTCATTGGAAGCGTATTTACTTAAGTCTTACATGGAAAAAAATCCAGATGGAATTAGTGAAGCGGATTTTGAATCTGCTGATGGAAGTCTGGAGGAAGACCACGATTATGAACCTGATACAGAATCAAGAAGAAGTAAAAGGGCATAA